The following proteins are encoded in a genomic region of Sesamum indicum cultivar Zhongzhi No. 13 linkage group LG8, S_indicum_v1.0, whole genome shotgun sequence:
- the LOC105169175 gene encoding G-box-binding factor 4 — MASSKVMASRSPPNPDHPPHPSFPTPLNILHPDQTRGFGASMNIDDMLTNIYSHPDSFALHNAFMLRDGAGPGEPAMTLEDFLAKAGAVTEEDVCLPPTGVFGVETAMLSAAAAATGVPVACVQNGVASGRFGVDFPNGVLAVGGGAGGCGRGKRKVAVEEVPLDKATQQKQRRMIKNRESAARSRERKQAYTLELESLVTHLEEENARLLEEEAELNKKRYKQLMENLIPVVEKRRPPRALRKIHSMEW, encoded by the exons ATGGCGTCGTCCAAGGTGATGGCTTCTAGGTCACCCCCCAATCCCGATCATCCACCTCATCCCTCCTTCCCTACCCCATTGAATATTCTCCACCCTGACCAGACCCGGGGTTTCGGCGCTTCCATGAACATTGATGATATGCTCACCAACATTTACTCTCATCCCGACTCATTCGCCCTCCACAACGCCTTCATGCTGCGCGATGGAGCAGGGCCTGGGGAGCCCGCCATGACTCTCGAGGATTTCCTGGCTAAGGCGGGGGCCGTGACTGAGGAGGATGTTTGCCTTCCTCCCACCGGTGTTTTTGGAGTGGAGACCGCGATGTTGagtgctgctgctgctgctactGGGGTTCCGGTGGCGTGCGTGCAGAATGGGGTGGCGAGTGGCAGGTTCGGGGTGGATTTTCCAAATGGCGTGCTGGCGGTAGGTGGTGGCGCCGGCGGCTGTGGCAGAGGGAAGAGGAAGGTCGCTGTAGAGGAGGTGCCGCTCGACAAGGCCACACAGCAAAAGCAGAGAAGAATGATTAAAAACAGAGAGTCGGCTGCTAGGTCCAGGGAACGAAAGCAg GCTTATACTCTGGAATTGGAGTCGCTGGTGACGCATTTAGAGGAGGAGAATGCTAGGCTTTTGGAAGAAGAG GCTGAATTGAACAAGAAGAGATATAAGCAG CTCATGGAAAACCTAATTCCTGTAGTAGAGAAGCGAAGACCTCCGAGAGCTTTGCGGAAAATACATTCCATGGAATGGTAG
- the LOC105169176 gene encoding tubby-like F-box protein 8 — protein sequence MSFRSIARDIRDSFGSLSRRSFDVRLPGHHRGKSHGSFHDLNDQPMVIQNSRWANLPPELLFDVIRRLEESESTWPARKHVVACAAVCRSWRSMCKEIVKSPEFSGKLTFPVSLKQPGSRDGTIQCFIKRDKSNLTYHLFLCLSPALLVENGKFLLSAKRTRRTTCTEYVISMDADNISRSSSTYIGKLRSNFLGTKFIIYDTQPPHTCSHIPPPGRTSRRFYSKKVSPKVPTGSYNIAQITYELNVLGTRGPRRMHCIMHSIPASSVEPGGVVPGQPELLPRPLEDSFRSISFSKSLDHSTEFSSSRFSDIPALSNEDDDCKTRPLVLKNKAPRWHEQLQCWCLNFRGRVTVASVKNFQLIAATQPAPAAPPASQPAQSDHDKIILQFGKVGKDMFTMDYRYPLSAFQAFAICLSSFDTKLACE from the exons ATGTCATTTCGAAGTATAGCACGGGATATAAGAGATAGTTTTGGGAGCTTATCACGTCGGAGTTTTGATGTGAGGCTTCCCGGTCATCATCGGGGAAAATCACATGGTTCTTTCCATGATTTGAATGACCAACCTATGGTAATTCAGAACAGCCGTTGGGCTAATCTTCCTCCAGAGCTACTTTTCGATGTAATTAGAAGGTTGGAAGAGAGTGAGAGCACATGGCCTGCTCGAAAACATGTGGTTGCATGCGCTGCTGTTTGCCGATCATGGAGGAGCATGTGCAAGGAAATTGTTAAAAGTCCTGAATTCTCTGGGAAGCTTACTTTTCCGGTCTCATTGAAGCAG CCAGGGTCTCGTGATGGAACTATTCAATGCTTCATAAAGAGGGACAAATCTAACTTAACATACCATCTTTTTTTGTGTCTCAGCCCTG CTTTGCTGGTTGAAAATGGGAAGTTCCTTCTCTCTGCAAAAAGAACTCGTAGAACTACTTGTACAGAGTATGTTATCTCAATGGATGCAGACAACATTTCCAGATCGAGTAGCACATATATCGGAAAACTAAG ATCAAATTTTCTGGGTACCAAGTTTATTATATACGACACACAGCCTCCACATACTTGTTCACACATCCCACCACCCGGCAGAACAAGCCGTCGGTTCTATTCCAAGAAAGTATCCCCAAAAGTACCGACGGGGAGTTACAACATAGCCCAGATTACATACGAGTTGAATGTGCTCGGGACACGTGGCCCGCGTAGAATGCACTGCATTATGCACTCAATACCAGCCTCATCTGTTGAACCTGGTGGAGTGGTGCCTGGACAACCAGAACTTCTTCCAAGACCGCTTGAGGACTCGTTCCGGAGCATCTCCTTCTCAAAGTCCCTCGATCACTCTACCGAATTCAGCAGCTCCCGATTCTCCGACATCCCTGCTCTGTCGAATGAAGACGACGACTGTAAAACAAGGCCCTTGGTTCTCAAGAACAAGGCCCCTCGTTGGCACGAACAATTACAGTGCTGGTGCCTAAATTTCCGAGGACGCGTTACCGTTGCATCCGTCAAGAACTTTCAGTTGATTGCTGCCACACAACCGGCCCCTGCTGCACCACCGGCTTCTCAGCCAGCGCAGTCTGACCACGACAAAATCATTCTTCAATTCGGTAAGGTTGGCAAAGATATGTTCACAATGGACTACCGGTATCCCCTATCTGCCTTTCAAGCATTTGCCATCTGCTTGAGCAGCTTCGACACCAAATTGGCTTGTGAATAG
- the LOC105169177 gene encoding WAT1-related protein At1g25270 produces the protein MASWEKMCSTIHGLKPTLIMVLVQTLLSLVNIGYKLAANDGMTLSVLVAYRLIFGAACIIPVAIVVERKKRPKLTWTVALYGFLCGLFGGSLGQNLYLKSLVLTSATFISAMTNLIPAITFIIAISLRLEKLGWNTIAGKAKVFGTLLGIGGAMVFTFYKGPELHIGKTGINLLKMTSSRGQAQTQNHPNLVVGLLLSLVTCLTYSLWLIIQAKAAEKYPCPYSLTGMMTFWGSIQSVIYAICVERDRSQWILGWNIRLLAALVAGVLGSGLMFTLVAWCVRMRGPLFVSIFNPLLLVIVAIVGILFLDEKLHLGMIFGAILIVCGLYIVLWGKSKESKNANQILPESQENRQHVETLPVTHKAGCSKKHDDEEDQEEEEEKRDSQASSLSGLYMYP, from the exons ATGGCGTCGTGGGAGAAGATGTGCAGCACCATTCATGGGTTGAAGCCTACCCTAATCATGGTCTTGGTTCAGACCCTATTATCCCTCGTCAATATCGGCTATAAATTGGCTGCCAACGACGGCATGACCCTCTCCGTTTTAGTCGCCTACAGATTGATCTTTGGTGCTGCTTGCATTATTCCGGTCGCAATTGTTGTAGAAAG GAAAAAGAGGCCAAAGTTGACATGGACGGTAGCCTTGTATGGATTTCTTTGTGGCTTATTCGG GGGATCACTGGGGCAAAATCTATACTTGAAAAGTCTTGTTCTCACTTCTGCTACTTTCATCTCTGCCATGACCAATCTCATTCCAGCTATCACATTCATTATAGCCATTAGCTTGAG GTTAGAGAAGCTGGGATGGAATACAATAGCAGGTAAAGCAAAGGTGTTTGGGACCTTATTAGGCATAGGTGGAGCAATGGTGTTCACATTTTACAAGGGCCCGGAATTGCACATCGGCAAAACAGGAATTAACCTGTTAAAAATGACATCGTCTCGTGGACAAGCACAAACTCAGAATCACCCTAATCTTGTTGTTGGTTTACTCTTGTCCCTGGTCACTTGTCTCACCTATTCACTCTGGTTGATCATTCAG GCTAAGGCTGCAGAAAAGTATCCGTGCCCTTACTCTCTCACTGGTATGATGACATTCTGGGGCTCAATCCAGAGTGTTATATATGCAATTTGCGTAGAGAGGGACCGGAGCCAGTGGATTCTGGGGTGGAATATTAGACTTCTTGCTGCACTTGTTGCG GGAGTTTTGGGCTCTGGATTGATGTTTACCTTAGTTGCATGGTGTGTGAGAATGAGAGGACCACTCTTTGTTTCCATATTCAACCCCCTTCTGCTTGTGATCGTGGCAATTGTAGGAATCCTGTTCTTGGATGAGAAGCTACACCTGGGAAT GATATTTGGAGCCATCTTGATCGTGTGTGGACTATACATAGTATTGTGGGGGAAAAGTAAAGAATCAAAGAATGCGAATCAGATACTACCAGAGAGTCAAGAAAATAGGCAGCATGTGGAGACACTTCCGGTGACCCATAAGGCTGGCTGCAGCAAGAAACATGACGACGAAGAAgaccaagaagaagaagaagagaaaagggaTTCTCAGGCAAGCTCTCTAAGTGGTCTTTACATGTATCCATAG